The Armatimonadota bacterium genomic sequence AGCGTCTCGAGCGTCGCCCGCGTCAGCGGCTCCGCCTGCGCCGCGACGAGGCGTCCGACGAAGTCCGCATACTCCGGTCGCGTGCAGAGTTGATAGCCGCCTGCGACCGCCTGGATCATCAGACCACGCCCTTCGTAGTCCCGCCGGAGCCTTGCGAGGAGGTCGGCCGTCTGCTCCGGCGTTCGCTCGATCGTCTCCGCCAGCCGCTCCAGAGAGACCGGCCCGCCGCCGACCAACAGCAGGCATTCCAACGCCGCCAGCAGCGTCCGCTCGTTCGGAGCGTCGCGTTCATGCACGGACCGCGCGTCCCAGTCGGCGCTCATCTCCCGTCCTCTTTGTGGCGCCCCTCCCGCCCATCGTCGGGCGAACCCACTGGATACAGGAGGATCGGGGCGAGGGGGCCGTCCTGACGGACACCTACGCGGCGCCGCCGGATGAGTTCCAGCAGGGCGAGGAACGTCACGATCACGACGATCCTCGGCGTGCCCTGCCCGAACAGACCGTCGAACGCAAGCCCGTCGGCTGCCGACGC encodes the following:
- the scpB gene encoding SMC-Scp complex subunit ScpB; protein product: MSADWDARSVHERDAPNERTLLAALECLLLVGGGPVSLERLAETIERTPEQTADLLARLRRDYEGRGLMIQAVAGGYQLCTRPEYADFVGRLVAAQAEPLTRATLETLAIVAYKQPVTRAEIEAVRGARSDHHLRKLADRNLIREVGRRPGPRSPILYGTTELFLRHFGLRALSDLPPVGSEQHLKEMLGDPSEAMRSG